In Fundulus heteroclitus isolate FHET01 chromosome 17, MU-UCD_Fhet_4.1, whole genome shotgun sequence, the following are encoded in one genomic region:
- the usp18 gene encoding ubl carboxyl-terminal hydrolase 18 isoform X3 codes for MSYLLKLCQNVAHRYLVVRGLNNYYLSCCVNTLLQTLNATWELADILEKWEDAGLGAVGENVPFQLKGVLKAMRENCPQPAPHKDFLHCLDRNCIRLQTQHDADEVFLSILDLMQRQMDDRALALEIQSLYKISVETQLQCLECNAVQTQNSHLLSLPLHIREDQNSLEDCMNSFFQQQELKGINCCLCAQCETRTPSRQGVKVRSLPRILCIQLKRFRNYHGRTLKLDCKVSFPETFDFSEIHKEAFSTDFTQNDCRYTLYAVVVHSGTATFGHYTAYVRHKVTNCWHYADDSHVSQWDCIYANVQKRWRTTGYFRLKTLKI; via the exons ATGTCTTATCTCTTGAAACTATGCCAGAATGTGGCGCACAGGTACCTCG TAGTGAGAGGCCTCAATAACTACTACCTGTCCTGTTGTGTGAACACTTTGCTGCAGACCCTCAATGCTACTTGGGAACTAGCAGATATATTAGAGAA GTGGGAAGATGCTGGTTTGGGAGCAGTTGGTGAAAATGTTCCCTTCCAGCTAAAGGGAGTCCTGAAGGCCATGCGAGAAAATTGTCCTCAGCCTGCTCCACATAAAGACTTCCTCCACTGCTTGGACAGAAACTGCATTCGAC TTCAAACGCAGCACGACGCAGAcgaggttttcctctccattctGGATTTGATGCAGAGGCAGATGGATGACAGAGCACTG gcTCTTGAAATCCAGAGTCTGTACAAGATTTCCGTGGAGACACAGCTGCAGTGCTTGGAGTGCAACGCCGTTCAGACGCAAAACAGTCACCTGCTCAGCCTGCCTTTGCACATAAGGGAAGACCAGAACTCCCTG gaAGACTGCATGAACTCCTTCTTTCAGCAACAGGAGCTGAAGGGCATTAACTGCTGTCTTTGTGCACAATGTGAAACCAGGACGCCATCCAGACAG GGTGTCAAGGTCCGCTCTTTGCCTCGAATCTTGTGCATACAACTGAAACGATTTAGGAACTATCATGGACGCACCCTAAAACTCGACTGTAAAGTCAGTTTCCCAGAAACCTTCGACTTTTCTGAGATTCACAAAGAAGCTTTCTCCACAGACTTTACTCAG AATGACTGCAGGTACACTTTGTATGCTGTCGTCGTTCACTCTGGCACGGCAACGTTTGGACACTACACCGCTTATGTCCGCCACAAAGTGACCAACTGCTGGCACTATGCAGATGACAGCCACGTGTCCCAG TGGGACTGCATATATGCTAATGTACAGAAGAGATGGCGAACAACAGGATATTTCAGGCTGAAGACTCTGAAGATTTAA
- the usp18 gene encoding ubl carboxyl-terminal hydrolase 18 isoform X1, translating to MSYLLKLCQNVAHRYLVVRGLNNYYLSCCVNTLLQTLNATWELADILEKWEDAGLGAVGENVPFQLKGVLKAMRENCPQPAPHKDFLHCLDRNCIRLQTQHDADEVFLSILDLMQRQMDDRALALEIQSLYKISVETQLQCLECNAVQTQNSHLLSLPLHIREDQNSLEDCMNSFFQQQELKGINCCLCAQCETRTPSRQGVKVRSLPRILCIQLKRFRNYHGRTLKLDCKVSFPETFDFSEIHKEAFSTDFTQNDCRYTLYAVVVHSGTATFGHYTAYVRHKVTNCWHYADDSHVSQSSWEGVQKTYEGGYSGTAYMLMYRRDGEQQDISG from the exons ATGTCTTATCTCTTGAAACTATGCCAGAATGTGGCGCACAGGTACCTCG TAGTGAGAGGCCTCAATAACTACTACCTGTCCTGTTGTGTGAACACTTTGCTGCAGACCCTCAATGCTACTTGGGAACTAGCAGATATATTAGAGAA GTGGGAAGATGCTGGTTTGGGAGCAGTTGGTGAAAATGTTCCCTTCCAGCTAAAGGGAGTCCTGAAGGCCATGCGAGAAAATTGTCCTCAGCCTGCTCCACATAAAGACTTCCTCCACTGCTTGGACAGAAACTGCATTCGAC TTCAAACGCAGCACGACGCAGAcgaggttttcctctccattctGGATTTGATGCAGAGGCAGATGGATGACAGAGCACTG gcTCTTGAAATCCAGAGTCTGTACAAGATTTCCGTGGAGACACAGCTGCAGTGCTTGGAGTGCAACGCCGTTCAGACGCAAAACAGTCACCTGCTCAGCCTGCCTTTGCACATAAGGGAAGACCAGAACTCCCTG gaAGACTGCATGAACTCCTTCTTTCAGCAACAGGAGCTGAAGGGCATTAACTGCTGTCTTTGTGCACAATGTGAAACCAGGACGCCATCCAGACAG GGTGTCAAGGTCCGCTCTTTGCCTCGAATCTTGTGCATACAACTGAAACGATTTAGGAACTATCATGGACGCACCCTAAAACTCGACTGTAAAGTCAGTTTCCCAGAAACCTTCGACTTTTCTGAGATTCACAAAGAAGCTTTCTCCACAGACTTTACTCAG AATGACTGCAGGTACACTTTGTATGCTGTCGTCGTTCACTCTGGCACGGCAACGTTTGGACACTACACCGCTTATGTCCGCCACAAAGTGACCAACTGCTGGCACTATGCAGATGACAGCCACGTGTCCCAG TCTTCTTGGGAAGGAGTGCAGAAAACATATGAAGGAGGTTACAG TGGGACTGCATATATGCTAATGTACAGAAGAGATGGCGAACAACAGGATATTTCAGGCTGA
- the usp18 gene encoding ubl carboxyl-terminal hydrolase 18 isoform X2, which translates to MSYLLKLCQNVAHRYLVRGLNNYYLSCCVNTLLQTLNATWELADILEKWEDAGLGAVGENVPFQLKGVLKAMRENCPQPAPHKDFLHCLDRNCIRLQTQHDADEVFLSILDLMQRQMDDRALALEIQSLYKISVETQLQCLECNAVQTQNSHLLSLPLHIREDQNSLEDCMNSFFQQQELKGINCCLCAQCETRTPSRQGVKVRSLPRILCIQLKRFRNYHGRTLKLDCKVSFPETFDFSEIHKEAFSTDFTQNDCRYTLYAVVVHSGTATFGHYTAYVRHKVTNCWHYADDSHVSQSSWEGVQKTYEGGYSGTAYMLMYRRDGEQQDISG; encoded by the exons ATGTCTTATCTCTTGAAACTATGCCAGAATGTGGCGCACAGGTACCTCG TGAGAGGCCTCAATAACTACTACCTGTCCTGTTGTGTGAACACTTTGCTGCAGACCCTCAATGCTACTTGGGAACTAGCAGATATATTAGAGAA GTGGGAAGATGCTGGTTTGGGAGCAGTTGGTGAAAATGTTCCCTTCCAGCTAAAGGGAGTCCTGAAGGCCATGCGAGAAAATTGTCCTCAGCCTGCTCCACATAAAGACTTCCTCCACTGCTTGGACAGAAACTGCATTCGAC TTCAAACGCAGCACGACGCAGAcgaggttttcctctccattctGGATTTGATGCAGAGGCAGATGGATGACAGAGCACTG gcTCTTGAAATCCAGAGTCTGTACAAGATTTCCGTGGAGACACAGCTGCAGTGCTTGGAGTGCAACGCCGTTCAGACGCAAAACAGTCACCTGCTCAGCCTGCCTTTGCACATAAGGGAAGACCAGAACTCCCTG gaAGACTGCATGAACTCCTTCTTTCAGCAACAGGAGCTGAAGGGCATTAACTGCTGTCTTTGTGCACAATGTGAAACCAGGACGCCATCCAGACAG GGTGTCAAGGTCCGCTCTTTGCCTCGAATCTTGTGCATACAACTGAAACGATTTAGGAACTATCATGGACGCACCCTAAAACTCGACTGTAAAGTCAGTTTCCCAGAAACCTTCGACTTTTCTGAGATTCACAAAGAAGCTTTCTCCACAGACTTTACTCAG AATGACTGCAGGTACACTTTGTATGCTGTCGTCGTTCACTCTGGCACGGCAACGTTTGGACACTACACCGCTTATGTCCGCCACAAAGTGACCAACTGCTGGCACTATGCAGATGACAGCCACGTGTCCCAG TCTTCTTGGGAAGGAGTGCAGAAAACATATGAAGGAGGTTACAG TGGGACTGCATATATGCTAATGTACAGAAGAGATGGCGAACAACAGGATATTTCAGGCTGA